A genomic region of Pseudomonas migulae contains the following coding sequences:
- a CDS encoding glutathione peroxidase has protein sequence MSDNLLSIPCTTIKGEQKTLADFAGKAVLVVNTASKCGFTPQYKGLEELWQTYKDQGLVVLGFPCNQFGKQEPGNEGAISEFCELNYGVSFPLFKKIDVNGAGAHPLFVQLKKRAPGVLGSQGIKWNFTKFLIGKDGQLVKRFAPATKPQDLSREIEALLK, from the coding sequence ATGAGCGACAACCTGCTGAGCATCCCGTGCACCACCATCAAGGGCGAGCAAAAGACCCTGGCTGATTTCGCCGGCAAAGCCGTGCTGGTGGTCAACACCGCGAGCAAATGTGGCTTTACTCCGCAATACAAAGGTCTCGAGGAACTGTGGCAGACCTACAAGGACCAGGGCCTGGTGGTGCTCGGTTTTCCCTGCAACCAGTTCGGCAAGCAGGAGCCGGGTAACGAGGGGGCGATTTCGGAGTTCTGCGAGCTGAACTACGGTGTCAGCTTTCCGTTGTTCAAAAAGATCGACGTCAATGGCGCCGGTGCTCATCCGCTGTTCGTGCAGTTGAAAAAACGTGCGCCGGGTGTGCTGGGGTCCCAGGGCATCAAGTGGAACTTCACCAAGTTCCTGATCGGCAAGGACGGCCAGCTGGTCAAACGCTTCGCTCCGGCAACCAAGCCGCAGGACCTGAGCCGCGAGATCGAAGCCCTGCTCAAATGA
- the msrB gene encoding peptide-methionine (R)-S-oxide reductase MsrB produces MEKLEKTLEEWRAMLDPEQYNVCRLKGTERPFSGKYNDSKVDGVYHCICCNEPLFDSKTKFDSGCGWPSFYAPIGDSAMVEIRDVSHGMIRTEVVCAKCDAHLGHVFPDGPPPTGLRYCINSVCLDLVPRS; encoded by the coding sequence ATGGAAAAGTTGGAAAAAACCCTGGAAGAATGGCGGGCGATGCTCGATCCGGAGCAATACAACGTTTGCCGCCTCAAGGGCACCGAACGCCCGTTCTCCGGCAAATACAATGACAGCAAGGTCGACGGCGTTTACCACTGCATCTGCTGCAATGAGCCGCTGTTCGACTCAAAGACCAAATTTGATTCCGGCTGCGGCTGGCCGAGCTTCTACGCACCGATCGGCGACAGCGCCATGGTCGAAATCCGTGACGTCAGCCACGGCATGATCCGCACTGAAGTGGTCTGCGCCAAATGCGATGCGCACCTGGGACACGTGTTCCCGGACGGTCCACCGCCGACTGGCCTGCGGTATTGCATCAACTCCGTGTGCCTGGACCTGGTACCGCGCTCGTAA